From Pseudonocardia autotrophica, one genomic window encodes:
- a CDS encoding acyl-CoA synthetase family protein — MVTQWQQRRAARRRTDGDGSPLKRFRWWQVITGRSLLHLEPAAAEGRPVRYSVDVRYLGDSSDGAVRARLYRDGRQHTVSKVPAIFPVEGGAIEIATSGVGVKRAHYVTDDGTERRLVPDPRSGEGRRARFQRDHPSVSRFVGAVSVVVLIIGIGVNLLQILEPLSRIPPIAENIGVFVSPIHLPLWLNITLAVAAALASWERALRLRYHWLLDGAGN; from the coding sequence ATGGTGACCCAGTGGCAGCAGCGTCGGGCGGCCCGGCGTCGCACGGACGGCGACGGGAGTCCGCTGAAGCGGTTCCGCTGGTGGCAGGTGATCACCGGGCGTTCGCTGCTGCACCTGGAGCCGGCCGCGGCCGAGGGGCGCCCGGTCCGGTACTCGGTCGACGTGCGCTACCTCGGCGACAGCTCCGACGGTGCGGTGCGGGCCCGCCTGTACCGCGACGGCCGGCAGCACACCGTGTCGAAGGTCCCCGCGATCTTCCCGGTCGAGGGCGGCGCGATCGAGATCGCGACGAGTGGCGTCGGCGTCAAACGCGCCCACTACGTCACCGACGACGGCACGGAGCGCCGGCTCGTGCCGGATCCGCGATCGGGCGAGGGACGACGGGCCCGCTTCCAGCGCGACCACCCGTCGGTGAGCCGGTTCGTCGGCGCCGTGTCGGTGGTCGTGCTGATCATCGGGATCGGCGTCAACCTCCTGCAGATCCTGGAGCCGCTGTCCCGGATTCCGCCGATCGCCGAGAACATCGGAGTCTTCGTGTCGCCGATCCACCTGCCGCTCTGGCTCAACATCACGCTGGCGGTCGCCGCAGCGCTCGCCAGCTGGGAGCGCGCACTCCGGCTGCGCTACCACTGGCTGCTCGACGGCGCCGGGAACTGA
- a CDS encoding TetR/AcrR family transcriptional regulator, with amino-acid sequence MTTHDTDRLSSRDKILRAAMQLFGEGPGARLSVRAVAARAGVSTGSLRYHFPTQRALQDEVLTRVYDLAIPDDRINDRSVPARDRLVDCLRQVLGGAGVGEQARANLLRVVEQFVQPEPDEEIRAAYLAIEREILRRTIYWLTALEKEGALPEGDNARRARFLMAVVDGLGLTRAMPAEQAVLQSEDDTLQMAVDCVLTLPATGSGGSGLRQGAGD; translated from the coding sequence ATGACCACGCACGACACCGACCGGCTGAGCAGCCGGGACAAGATCCTCCGGGCAGCCATGCAGCTGTTCGGCGAGGGCCCGGGCGCGCGGCTGAGCGTGCGGGCGGTCGCCGCGCGGGCCGGTGTGAGCACCGGCTCGCTGCGCTACCACTTCCCCACCCAGCGCGCGCTCCAGGACGAGGTACTCACCCGCGTCTACGACCTGGCGATCCCGGACGATCGGATCAACGACCGGTCGGTGCCCGCCCGGGACCGGCTGGTCGACTGCCTGCGGCAGGTGCTCGGCGGCGCCGGGGTCGGCGAGCAGGCACGAGCGAACCTGCTCCGGGTCGTCGAGCAGTTCGTCCAGCCGGAACCGGACGAGGAGATCCGGGCCGCCTACCTCGCCATCGAGCGCGAGATTCTCCGCCGGACCATCTACTGGCTGACGGCACTGGAGAAGGAGGGCGCCCTCCCCGAGGGCGACAACGCCCGGCGGGCGCGGTTCCTGATGGCGGTCGTCGACGGGCTCGGGCTCACCCGCGCGATGCCGGCCGAGCAGGCCGTTCTGCAGTCCGAGGACGACACCCTGCAGATGGCCGTCGACTGCGTACTGACCCTCCCGGCCACGGGGTCAGGCGGATCCGGGCTCCGGCAGGGTGCCGGCGACTGA
- a CDS encoding DUF418 domain-containing protein has translation MSGSRAPLSARPSPTPASERLLAPDLARGMMLLLIALAHSRMLHAGGNSLTTPAGGGPVDVAVQWLLTSFVDGRSAPLFGLLFGYGLVQMTRRLTGPDGDPAGARRLIRRRGAWLVVFGIAHVVLLYAGDVIGAYGAFAVMFAGAVTWPGRRLWVVTAITLAIGALAIALLQMVAGPDTPLAVGPTLLDSAALRAMALPVLPISALSVAPSVLLGVWAGRLRPLEDPGYTPLLRRVALIGFPVAVLGAQPVALQAMGVWTPDSTGIGVLAVVVFGVTGIAGGLAFMAVIALVAGRIGDRRGPVTTALVACGRRSMTFYIAQSPVWLIMTEPSLLDLGGRLGAAAAAAVAVATWVVTVVIADLLGRAGRRGPAETLLRYLTYRDRSRHLGVARS, from the coding sequence ATGTCTGGATCTCGTGCGCCGTTGAGCGCCCGGCCGTCGCCGACACCGGCCTCGGAACGTCTGCTCGCCCCGGACCTCGCGCGGGGGATGATGCTGCTGCTCATCGCCCTCGCCCACTCGCGGATGCTGCACGCCGGCGGCAACTCGCTGACCACGCCCGCCGGGGGCGGCCCGGTCGACGTCGCCGTGCAGTGGCTGCTGACGTCGTTCGTGGACGGTCGATCCGCGCCGCTGTTCGGGCTGCTCTTCGGCTACGGGCTGGTGCAGATGACCCGGCGGCTCACCGGCCCCGACGGTGACCCGGCAGGGGCCCGGCGGTTGATCCGCCGGCGCGGAGCCTGGCTGGTCGTGTTCGGGATCGCGCACGTCGTGCTGCTCTACGCCGGTGACGTGATCGGTGCCTACGGCGCGTTCGCCGTGATGTTCGCCGGGGCGGTGACCTGGCCCGGCCGTCGGCTGTGGGTGGTCACCGCGATCACCCTTGCGATCGGTGCGCTGGCCATCGCCCTGCTCCAGATGGTGGCCGGACCCGACACACCGCTCGCGGTCGGGCCCACCCTCCTCGACAGCGCGGCCCTGCGTGCGATGGCACTGCCGGTGCTGCCGATCTCGGCGCTGTCGGTGGCGCCGTCGGTGTTGCTCGGGGTCTGGGCCGGCCGGCTGCGCCCGCTGGAGGACCCCGGATACACGCCGCTGCTGCGCCGCGTCGCACTGATCGGGTTCCCGGTGGCGGTGCTGGGGGCGCAGCCGGTCGCGCTGCAGGCGATGGGTGTGTGGACCCCGGACTCGACCGGGATCGGCGTTCTCGCGGTCGTGGTGTTCGGCGTGACCGGCATCGCGGGCGGGCTCGCGTTCATGGCGGTCATCGCGCTCGTCGCCGGCCGGATCGGGGACCGGCGTGGGCCGGTGACGACCGCGCTGGTGGCATGTGGACGCCGGTCGATGACCTTCTACATCGCACAGTCGCCGGTGTGGCTGATCATGACCGAGCCGTCGCTGCTCGATCTCGGTGGCCGACTGGGTGCCGCGGCGGCGGCCGCGGTCGCCGTCGCCACCTGGGTCGTCACCGTGGTGATCGCCGACCTGCTGGGGCGGGCCGGGCGGCGCGGGCCCGCGGAGACCCTGCTGCGGTATCTCACCTACCGCGACCGGTCGCGGCACCTCGGCGTCGCGCGGTCGTAG
- a CDS encoding tripartite tricarboxylate transporter permease, protein MDLIAPLLGGFVSLFTSPMVLGALVAAVTAGLVIGALPGLTATMGMALFLPFTFLMPPEVGLSAMVGIFAGGIAGGAIPAILLNVPGTPASAATALEGYPMSRAGHGREALNIAMLAGAVGGMVSGLLMAVLAPTIARVALNFQAPEFFVLAVYGLTIISAVSGKSLIKGYAAGLLGLVLGVIGLDPVSGQLRLTMGSDELYGGISLIPVLIGVFGVTQVLVMIADRGGTQRLPEIRGPRWISRQNLRDTAPTMARGSVIGSIVGAIPGTGTDIGAFLAYSDAKRRNRGRVPFGKGNPTGVAGPESANNGVVGGAMIPTFTLGIPGEAGTAVLLGGLLVHGLTPGPDLFTGPQSGIVYTIFASFILSALLVLVVGTTAVRAFSHVVRIPPHVLIPIIALLCLMGAYAIDNRFTDVLVAVVFGVLGYLMVRNDFPVSPLILGLILGPMAEVNFRRAMTITHGDWTVFFTRPASLLFWALIVLTLFWVWRSGRKERRQTEAVAAQHD, encoded by the coding sequence ATGGACCTCATCGCGCCGCTCCTCGGCGGATTCGTATCGCTGTTCACCTCGCCGATGGTGCTCGGGGCGCTGGTCGCCGCCGTGACCGCCGGGCTCGTGATCGGCGCGCTGCCCGGCCTCACCGCCACCATGGGCATGGCCCTGTTCCTGCCGTTCACGTTCCTGATGCCCCCCGAGGTGGGTCTCTCGGCGATGGTCGGCATCTTCGCCGGTGGCATCGCCGGTGGCGCCATCCCCGCGATCCTGCTCAACGTGCCGGGGACCCCGGCGTCGGCGGCGACCGCGCTCGAGGGTTATCCGATGTCGCGAGCCGGGCACGGCCGCGAAGCACTCAACATCGCGATGCTGGCCGGGGCCGTCGGCGGCATGGTGTCCGGCCTGCTGATGGCCGTGCTCGCGCCGACCATCGCCCGGGTCGCACTGAACTTCCAGGCCCCGGAGTTCTTCGTACTCGCCGTCTACGGCCTGACGATCATCTCCGCGGTGTCCGGCAAGTCGCTGATCAAGGGGTATGCGGCCGGGCTGCTCGGACTCGTGCTCGGCGTGATCGGACTCGACCCGGTCTCCGGGCAGCTGCGGCTGACGATGGGGTCCGACGAGCTCTACGGCGGGATCTCGCTGATCCCGGTGCTGATCGGCGTCTTCGGCGTCACACAGGTGCTCGTCATGATCGCCGACCGGGGCGGGACGCAGCGCCTGCCCGAGATCCGCGGTCCACGGTGGATCTCGCGGCAGAACCTGCGCGACACCGCCCCGACGATGGCGCGCGGATCGGTGATCGGCTCGATCGTCGGTGCGATCCCCGGCACCGGCACCGACATCGGCGCCTTCCTCGCCTACTCCGACGCCAAGCGCCGGAACCGGGGCCGCGTCCCGTTCGGGAAGGGCAACCCCACCGGTGTCGCGGGTCCGGAGTCGGCGAACAACGGCGTCGTCGGTGGCGCGATGATCCCGACCTTCACCCTGGGCATCCCGGGGGAGGCCGGCACCGCCGTGCTGCTCGGTGGGCTGCTCGTGCACGGCCTGACCCCGGGGCCCGACCTGTTCACTGGGCCGCAGTCGGGCATCGTCTACACGATCTTCGCCAGCTTCATCCTGTCGGCGCTGCTGGTGCTGGTGGTGGGGACGACGGCCGTCCGGGCCTTCTCGCACGTCGTGCGGATTCCGCCGCACGTGCTCATCCCGATCATCGCTCTGCTCTGCCTGATGGGCGCCTACGCGATCGACAACCGGTTCACCGACGTGCTCGTCGCGGTCGTGTTCGGGGTGCTCGGTTATCTGATGGTGCGCAACGACTTCCCGGTCTCTCCGCTGATCCTGGGGCTGATCCTCGGGCCGATGGCGGAGGTGAACTTCCGTCGGGCGATGACGATCACCCACGGCGACTGGACGGTGTTCTTCACCCGCCCGGCGTCACTGTTGTTCTGGGCGCTGATCGTGCTCACGCTCTTCTGGGTGTGGCGATCGGGCCGCAAGGAACGCCGGCAGACCGAAGCGGTTGCCGCGCAACACGACTGA
- a CDS encoding tripartite tricarboxylate transporter TctB family protein, translated as MPRPDELPEAVEHPAGTGAGIGAEPAPPTGGRVPVFVVVAILVVASVAIGIEAPGYRPGAGGEPGPAAVPLLLAGLMLLVAALLVVAELRTERPQGAGGVLPPTPVLLTVGALLAAYVLLPLLGFFLVFTGLLTVLGFLSGARTWWSPLLVGAVSSWVALLLFGRGFAVPLPVGPIDLLLGG; from the coding sequence GTGCCACGTCCTGACGAGCTCCCCGAGGCGGTCGAGCACCCGGCCGGGACCGGGGCAGGGATCGGAGCCGAGCCCGCCCCGCCCACGGGTGGGCGGGTCCCCGTGTTCGTCGTCGTCGCGATCCTGGTCGTGGCCTCGGTGGCGATCGGCATCGAGGCCCCGGGCTACCGGCCGGGCGCGGGCGGCGAGCCCGGACCGGCGGCGGTGCCGCTGCTGCTCGCCGGGCTGATGCTTCTCGTCGCCGCGTTGCTGGTGGTCGCCGAGCTGCGCACCGAACGCCCGCAGGGCGCCGGCGGTGTCCTGCCGCCCACCCCGGTCCTGCTGACGGTCGGGGCGTTGCTGGCTGCGTACGTGCTGCTGCCCCTGCTCGGCTTCTTCCTGGTCTTCACCGGATTGCTCACGGTGCTCGGATTCCTCAGCGGGGCCCGTACCTGGTGGAGCCCGCTGCTGGTCGGCGCCGTCAGCAGCTGGGTGGCGCTGCTGCTGTTCGGCCGAGGATTCGCCGTCCCGCTGCCGGTGGGACCGATCGATCTGCTGCTGGGGGGCTGA
- a CDS encoding tripartite tricarboxylate transporter substrate binding protein: MMRTGRTAAAGLLAALTLTLASCAQTPGSGGGEADGDYPSKPVSMVVAWSAGGGTDIMTRAFTQSAAEHLGQQMNVVNKPGSSGAIGWGEIARSTAADGYTLSIVSPEISFLREQGLYDFGLEDFTLITMINQDPAALAVRADAPWDTVEEFVTAAKAEPAGLSIGNSGPGLAWDLATAAIEREADIEVTRVPYDGAAAAAQAVLGGDLDAMSFSIGEVSAQVAAGEMKVLGVASAERLETLPELPTFTEQGYDVEIGTFRGVAGPAGMDPAVVSTLNDAFVAMADEPGFVDVMNSNSFGIDVRPTAEFQQFFEESSELYVDLLQDGSGATS; this comes from the coding sequence GACCCCCGGTTCCGGTGGTGGTGAAGCCGACGGTGACTACCCGAGCAAGCCGGTCTCGATGGTCGTGGCCTGGAGTGCAGGCGGTGGCACCGACATCATGACCAGGGCCTTCACCCAGTCCGCTGCCGAGCACCTCGGGCAGCAGATGAATGTCGTCAACAAGCCCGGCAGCTCCGGCGCGATCGGCTGGGGCGAGATCGCCCGCTCGACCGCCGCCGACGGCTACACGCTCTCGATCGTCTCCCCGGAGATCTCCTTCCTGCGTGAGCAGGGGCTCTACGACTTCGGGCTGGAGGACTTCACCCTCATCACGATGATCAACCAGGACCCTGCCGCCCTCGCGGTGCGTGCGGACGCCCCGTGGGACACCGTCGAGGAGTTCGTGACGGCCGCGAAGGCCGAGCCCGCCGGACTGAGCATCGGCAACTCCGGGCCCGGGCTGGCCTGGGACCTGGCCACCGCTGCCATCGAGCGTGAGGCGGACATCGAGGTCACCCGGGTGCCCTACGACGGTGCCGCGGCCGCGGCCCAGGCCGTTCTCGGCGGTGATCTCGACGCGATGTCGTTCTCCATCGGCGAGGTCTCGGCCCAGGTGGCCGCCGGTGAGATGAAGGTGCTCGGCGTCGCGTCCGCGGAGCGTCTGGAGACGCTCCCGGAGCTCCCGACCTTCACCGAGCAGGGCTACGACGTCGAGATCGGCACCTTCCGCGGGGTGGCCGGGCCGGCCGGTATGGACCCGGCCGTGGTCTCCACCCTGAACGACGCGTTCGTCGCGATGGCCGACGAGCCCGGCTTCGTCGACGTGATGAACTCCAACAGCTTCGGTATCGACGTCCGGCCGACCGCGGAGTTCCAGCAGTTCTTCGAGGAGTCCTCGGAGCTCTACGTCGACCTGTTGCAGGACGGCTCCGGTGCCACGTCCTGA